Sequence from the Burkholderia cepacia genome:
GATTCCGCCCGAGCGGGTCGGTTGTCCCGGCGTATTCGTCGATGCGGTCGTGCAGGGGCTGACGCTCGACGAACAGCACGCGCTGTACCGCCGGCAATGGACGAAGCTCGGCCGGCTGCCGTCCGCCGACGACGCAACGCACGCCTGATCGACGCGCCCCCGCACACGCCATGAAGGAGACCGCCATGCCCGCCCCCGCGCTGCCCACGCATCCGAAACAACGCATCGCCGCCCGCTGCGCGCAGGAATTGCGCGCGGGCGAAGTCGTCAACCTGGGGCTCGGCATCCCCACGCTGACTGCGAACTATCTCGACGCCGACGCCGGCGTGATCTTCCATACCGAGAACGGCGCGTTCGGCTTCGGCGGCCGGCCGTCGCTCGACGCGCTCGACAGCGACGTCACCAACGCCGGCTGCGAGCCGATCACGTTGCCGCCCGGCGCGGCGCTGATGGATCTCGCGACGTCGCTCGGCGCGATGCGCAACGGCTACATCGACGTCACGATCCTCGGCGCGCTGCAGGTCGACGCGCAGGGCAACCTCGCGAACTGGGCGTGCCGGCGCGACGGCAAATGGTGGCCCGGGATCGGCGGCGCGATGGACCTGTGCCACGGCACGCGCAAGGTGATCGCCGCGCTCCAGCACACCGACAAGCACGGCCGCCCGAAGATCCTGCCGCGCTGCACGCTGCCGCTCACCGGCAGCGGCTGCGTGAAGGTGATCGTCACCGAGCATGCGGTGTTCGACGTGACGGACGACGGCCTGGTGCTGCGCGAAATCCTGTCGCATGCAACACTGGAGGACATCCGCGCCATGACCGGCGCGCCGTTCACGCTGGCGCCGACGCTGCACGCACATGCAGCGCAGGCAACCCCGGAAGGACTCGCGCGATGAGCCCCAAGCAAACCGCCACCTGGTATTTCGATTTCGTCTCGCCGTTCGCGTACCTGCAGCTCGAGCAGTTCGAGCGGCTGCCGCGGACCCTGACCATCGAGCCGCGCCCGATCGTGCTCGCCGCGCTGCTGAAGCACTGCGGGCAAAAAGGCCCCACCGAGATCGCCGCCAAGCGCGGGTTCATCTACCGCTACGCGCATTACCGCGCCGGGCAGCTCGGCATCGCATACCGGATGCCGCCCGCACATCCGTTCAATCCGATCAAGCCGCTGCGGCTCGCCATCGCGATGGGCGGCTCGCTCGATCCGATCCGCCGGATCTTCCGGCATATCTGGCGCGACGGCCAGGACGTGTCGACGCCGGAAGGCTTTGCCGCGCTGTGCGAAGCCGTCGGCTTCCCGGAAGGCGTGAGCGCCGTCGATGCGCAGGACGTGAAGGACGCGCTGCGCGCGAACACCGACGATGCGATCGCGCATGGCGTATTCGGTGTGCCGACCTTCGAACTCGACGGCGACCTGTTCTGGGGCGAGGATGCGACCGACATGTTCGCCGACTGCGCGACGTCGCGCGCGTGGCTCGATTCGCCCGAAGTGCGCCGCATCAGTGCACTGCCCGAAGGCATTCGGCGTGACTGAGCCGCCCGTCCCCGGCGCCGGCCCCGCGCGCCCCGGCATCAGCCGCGCACGGCTCGCGCATATCGCCGCGTGGTCGATCGAGCTGCCCGACGACGAGGCGGAGCGCGCCTGCGCGGGCATCGTCGAGAAGACGTTCGCGCGCGGCGCGTGCATCTGCCCGAAAAACACCGTGCTCGAAAGCTGGACCGGCGTCGTGACCGGCCTGATCAAGATCGGCACGGTGTCGCCGGAAGGTCGCAGCGTCACGTTCACCGGCGTGCCGGCCGGCGGCTGGTTCGGCGAGGGCACCGTGCTGAAGAACGAGCCTCGCCGCTACGACATCGTCGCGCTGCGCGACACGCGCATGGCCTTCATGGAACGGCCGACCTTCATGTGGCTCGTCGAGCACAGCGTCGCGTTCAACCGCTTCCTGGTCCGTCAGCTCAACGAACGGCTGTCGCATTTCATGGCGCTGCTCGAATACGACCGGCTGCTCGATGCGACGCCGCGGCTCGCGCGCTGCCTCGCGTCGCTGTTCAATCCGGTGCTGTATCCGGGCGGCGGCGATCATCTCGACATCACGCAGGAAGAGCTCGGCCTGCTGTCCGGCATCACCCGGCAGGTCGCGAACCAGTCGCTGAAGACGCTGCAGAAGGAAGGGCTCGTGCGGCTCGAATACGGCGGGATCACCGTCGTCGATCTCGCGCGCTTGCGTTGCTACGGCGCGTGATGCGCGCCGGGCGCGTCACCCGTCGTGCCCTTCGACCAGCCCCGGCACCGCCTCCCGCATCAGCGCGGCGAACCGCACGAGCCGCGACGGATAGAACTGCGCATACGGATAGGTCAGGTAGACCGGCAGCGGCGCGGCCTCCCATTGCGGCGCGAGGTGCACGAGACGCCCGTGCGCCAGGTCGTCCGCCAGCAGCCACGACGAGCCGACGCACGCGCCGATGCCCAGCAGCGCGGCGCTGCGCAGCGCATACAGGTTCGCGGTGCTGATGCGCGGCCGGATCGCGATGCGCCGCGTCTCGCCCGTGATCGCATGCGTGAGCGCCAGTTCGTTGCGATAGTAGGTGCTCAGCGACAGCCACGGCAGCGCGGCGAGCGCGTCGGGCTCGGCCGGCACGGGGGCGCCGTTCAGCACCGACGGCGCGGCGACCACGAAGCGCGGCACCTTCGACAGCCGGATCGCGACGACGCCCGGATCGGTCGGCTCGCCGACCTGGATCGCGCAGTCGATGCCACTGCCGATGAAATCCCGCACTTCGTCCTGCAACAGCCACTCCACCGACACGCGCGGATAGTCGCGCAGGAACCCCGCCAGCGGCCCGACGAAGCGCTCCTGCCCGAACGCGTGCGGCACCGCGACCCGCAGCAGCCCCTCGGGCTCCTCCTGCGCGCCGCGCAGGTCGGCTTCGAACGCCGCCCAGCTCGCCAGCAGCTCCTTCGCGCGCTTGAAGCAGCGCTCGCCGTCGACGGTCAGCCGCATCGTGTGCGTCGTGCGCTGCAGCAGCCGCACGCCGAGCGAGCGCTCGAGCGCCTGGAGCCGGCGGCTGATGGTCGGCTGGGTCGTGTTCAGTTGCGCGGCGGCGGCCGACAGGCTGCCCGATTCGACTATGCGCACGAAGGTTTCCATCAGCTCGAAACGATAGCCGGCGCCCTCCACCGGAACCGTGCGGTGACGTGCAGACCCGCCAGCTGCGGACTTGACAGGGGATTTCTCTTTCATACGCTGAACGTATAACAAATCTGCGCCGCACGCTACTACCGTCGCCCGCGCCGCGCCGGCAAACTCGCGTCCATTCCTTCACCCGACACAGGATGCCCGTCATGTCCACCCCGACGAACCTCGACGCCGCGGCCCGCGCGCCGCTTGCCCCGCCGCACGCGGCGGCCGCCACGCCGCTCGACGGCCGCCTCGTGCTGCTGCTCGCCGCCGCGGCCGGCCTCGCGGTCGCCCCGCTCTACTACAGCCAGCCGATGCTCGGCGTGCTCGGGCCCGATCTCGGCGCGTCCGGGCGCGCGGTCGGCCTCGTGCCGACGCTGACGCAGCTCGGCTATGCGCTCGGCATCCTGCTGCTCGCGCCGCTCGGCGACCGGTTCGACCGCCGCCGCGTGATCGTGACCAAGGCGGCCGCGCTGGTCGGCGCGCTGCTGCTGGCCGCGGCCGCGCCGTCGATCGGCCTGCTGCTGGCCGCGAGCTTCGCGATCGGCCTGTCCGCGACGATGGCGCAGGACGTCGTGCCGGCCGCGGCCACGCTCGCGCACGACGCGCATCGCGGCCGCACGGTCGGCACCGTGATGACCGGCCTGCTGATGGGCATCCTGCTGTCGCGGGTGATCAGCGGCTTCGTCGCCGAGAACCTCGGCTGGCGCACGATGTTCGTGATCGCCGCCGCGAGCGTCGCGGCGATCGGCGTCGTGGCCGCGCGCGGCCTGCCGCGCTTCGAACCGACGACGCGCCTGTCGTATCGCGCGCTGATGGGCTCGCTCGGCGAGCTGTGGCGCCGCCATCCCGCGCTGCGGCGCGCGGCGCTGGCGCAAGGCCTGCTGTCGGTCGGCTTCAGCGCGTTCTGGTCGACGCTCGCAGTGATGCTGCACGGCGCGCCGTTCCATCTCGGCAGCGCGGCAGCCGGCGCATTCGGCCTCGCAGGCGCGGCCGGCGCACTGGCCGCGCCGGTCGCCGGCCGGCTCGCCGACCGTCATGGGCCGGAGCGGATCACGCGGCTCGGCATCGGCATCGCCACGCTGTCGTTCGCGGTCATGGGGCTCGCGCCGCTGCTGTCGGCGCACGCGCAGCTCGCACTGCTCGCGGCGGGCACGGTCGGCTTCGACCTCGGCGTGCAGGCGACGCTGATCGCGCACCAGTCGATCGTGTACCGCATCGATCCCGCGTCGCGCAGCCGCCTCAACGCGGTGCTGTTCGTCGGCATGTTCATCGGCATGGCAGCCGGCGCCGCGATCGGCAGCCAACTGCTCGCGCAGTTCGGCTGGACCGCGGTGCTCGCGCTCGCCGTCGCGGCGTCGCTCGCGGCACTCGCCACGCGGATCTGGCGGCGCTGACGCGGCATGCGCGCCGGCACGGCCGGCGCGTTGCGCACAGGGCGGGCACGCATGTCGTGCCCGCCCTTTTTTATTTTCGTGCGGCTGACGCGCGAACGCGCGTCGTCCGGCAGGCCCGGCCGGCTCGCGAACCCGATGCGCGCGTGCCATGCAATGCGCAGGCCAATCGGTTCAATTTTTCCAGTTCACCGAATTATTTTTTTCAGGAGACGGCATCCGGCCCCTTTGTCGAAGGGCCTGTTTCATCAGGGGATTCCCGGTATTTTTTCGCATTTTCTTCGAAATAACGGGTGACATACTTGCCACCCCGTGGCGCTTGCGCCGAGAACTGCCGAACATGAACAGCTTCGATACCGCCATCCAGTTCTACCTCACCCGGATCACGCTCAGCCCGCTGATGAATCACGCGATCCGCGTGATCGCGGGCCTGTACACGTTCAAGGGCTTCGTGCTCGTTCCCGTGCTGTGCTGGCTGTGGTTCCAGCCGGGCCCGAACCGCGAGCGGCAGCGCGAGCAGGTCGTCGCGACGATCGCGAGCGGGCTCGTCGCGCTCGCGGTCGGCCGGCTGCTCGCCCAGGTGCTGCCGTTCCGCGTGCGGCCGATCTACAACCCCGAGCTGCACCTGCACTTCCCGTCGGATGGACTGCGCGCGGCCACGCTGCAGGCATGGAGTTCGTTTCCGAGCGATCACGCGATGCTGTGGATGGCGATCGCCACCGGCATCTTCATCATCGCGCGTCGCGCCGGCGTGTTCGCGCTGCTGTATGCGGTCGTGTTCATCTGCGTGCCGCGCGCCTATCTCGGCTTCCACTACCCGACCGACCTGATCGCGGGCGCCGCGATCGGCATCGGGATCGCCTGGCTGCTGACGCGCGACGCGATCCGCTCGCGCTTCGCGCCGCCGGTGCTGCGGCTGATCGGGCGCTTTCCCGCGCCGGCCTATACGCTCGCGTTCCTGCTGTGCTTCGAGCTGATCACGCAGTTCGACGAACTGCTGACGCTCGCGCAGTCAGCCACGCACACGATGTAATCGGAGGGCGTCGCGATGCTGCCGCTGCTGCTGTCACGTCGAACCACCGCGCGCTGCCGGTCGCTCGCGCCGGCGTCCCGCGATGCGGCCGCCGGCGCTAAAGCCGGCCGTTTACAACCGCGCGCCCCTCGGCACGCCAGCGCAGCATCCCGCCGCCGAGATTGGCGACCGTGTCGAAACCGGCCTTCAGCAGGATCACCGTCGCCTGCGCGGATCGCCCGCCGGCCCGGCACACGGTCACGACCGGCCGGTCGCGCGCGATCTCGCCGGCACGCGCGGCCAGTTCGCCGAGCGGAATCGGCGTCGCGCCGGGCAGGTGGCCGAGCGGGCCCGTGAATTCGTCCGGCTCGCGCACGTCGACCACCTGCACCGCCGGCAGATGATCCTCGAGCCATTGCGGATCGATTTCCCAGAACCCGGCGAACGTATAGACGAGCGGTGCCCAGCCGGGCTCGTCCTGGCGCTCCGGCGCGCTCGCCGCGACGCCGCATTGCAGGTTCGCCGGCACCGCGACGTCGATCTGGCGCGGGTGCGCGAGCCCGAGGTTGCGCATGTAGCCCGCGAAATCGTCTTCGCTCAGGTCGCCGCCGAGGCGCGGATTGAAGCGCCGCTCCTCGCCGACGCTCGTCACCGTGAGCCCGCGATAGTCGTGCGCCGGATACAGCAGGCACGCGGCCGGCAGCGTGAAGAGCCGGCCGTGCACCGCGCGATACAGTGCGCGCGGGTCGCCCTGCTGGAAGTCGGTGCGGCCGGTGCCGCGGATCAGCAGGCAATCGCCGGTGAACGCCATCGATTCGTCGTCGAGCACGAGGCTGATGCAGCCGCTCGTGTGGCCGGGCGTCGCGCGCACGGTCAGGTAGCGCGCGCCGAACGCGCAGCGGTCGCCGTCGCGCAGATAGCGGTCCGCGCCCGCCGCGCCGCTCGCCGCGGAAATGGCGATGGTGCTGCCCGTGCGCTGCTTCAGCAGCCACGCGCCCGTCACGTGATCGGCATGCACGTGCGTGTCGACGGTCGCGACGAGCCGCAGCCCGAGTTCGTCGAGCAGCGCCGCGTCGCGGCGCACCTGCTCGAACACCGGATCGATCAGCAGCGCTTCGCGCGACGCTCGATCGGCGAGCAGGTACGTGTACGTCGACGATTGCGGGTCGAAGAGTTGCCGGAAGATCATCGCGAAGTCGCTCCGCCTCCTGCCCTGCCGCCTTTCCCGGCGTCGCGCGCCGCGCCGCCCCCCGCCCACGCGGTCGGCCGCCTCGCGGGGCGAGCCGATCCGCATCCCGTCATGCCGTCAACGCGGCTGCGTCACGTAGCGCAGGTACGGCTTCAGCGTCCGGAAGCCCTGCGGATATTTCTGCTTCGCCGCATCGTCCGACACCGACGTCGGAATGATGACATCGTCGCCGGGCCGCCAGTTGACCGGCGTCGCCACCGTATGCCGCGCGTTGAGCTGCAACGCGTCGAGCAGGCGCAGCACCTCGTCGAAATTGCGTCCCGCGCTCATCGGATAAACGAGCATCGCCTTGACCTTCTTGTCCGGCCCGATGATGAACACCGAACGCACGGTCGCGTTGTCGACCGCCGTGCGCGGGCCGCCGCCGGCATTCGGATGAATCATGTCGTACAGCTTCGCGACCTTGAGCTCGTCGTCGCCGATCAGCGGATAGTTGACCGCGTGACCCTGCGTTTCCTCGATGTCCTTCACCCACCGCTGGTGATCGCTGACCGGATCGATCGACAGCCCGATGATCTTCGTGTTGCGCTTGTCGAATTCCGGCTTGAGCCCGGCCATGTAGCCGAGTTCGGTCGTGCATACCGGCGTGAAATCCTTCGGATGGGAAAACAGGATCGCCCAGTGGTCGCCGATCCATTCATGAAAGCGGATCGTTCCCTCGGTGGTCTCCGCGGTGAAATCGGGCGCGTCCTCGCCTAGTCGAATCGACATTTCGTCCTCCATGAAATGGAACCCTCGAAATCCTCATGACGCGCGCGGGACGCAGGCACGCACGCGCCGCGTCCCGCGCGCGCTTATAGCGTAGGTCAAATTGCGCGCGTCACGGGCGGCGCCGCGCAGCGCGCGGCCGCAAAGTGTCCGATCCCGCATGCGAGCGCCGCGGCGCCGAACCGCCGCGTTGCGCCGCCTATACTTTTTCCATCGATTCCCCGAACGTGACGCACGCGCCGCGTCGCGGCGCACCGGCGGTCGCGCAACGGCCCGGCCGGGCCCCCTTCCTGCAAGGAGAACATCATGTCTCGCCGCTATATCGATTGCCGCGAGTTTCCCAGCGCGACGAACTGCTCGGTCGCGATCTCCGCCGATTCCGACAGCGAACTGCTGGAGGCCGCGGTTCAGCACGCGGTCGCGGTGCACCAGCACGCCGACAGCGCCGAACTGCGCACGCAGCTGAAAGCACTGTTCCGCGACGGCACGCCGCCCGCCGAAACACCCCGGCAGCCATGACCGGCGCACGCGCTTGACCCCGCCGCCCCTGCGTCGGCCGCTACCTCCCCCGCATCGCCTTCCCTTCGCCCCCGCCGCGCCGGCGTCCCCGCCGGCCGGCGCGGTCATCGCCGGCCCGCGCATCCGCACCTCCGTTCCCCGCGCCGATCACGCGTGAAACGTTTTTCCGGCGTTGCAGCGTGGCGCGCGCGTCAGGAAAACAAATTCGCCCATCGAATCATCACGTTAGTACCCGTGGCACGGCGTTCGCTTACAACAGGATGCAGGTTCGCATGTGCGCGACATCGGCGCGCGCACGCCGGCGCGGTCGCGCCCACAGGAACAAGGCGGCGTCACCGACGCCGCGCCGGAACAGGCCGCTGCCCTGTCCGCGCGTTCCGTTTCGTTGAACCGGACACGTCCCGTGGGCGCCGATCGGCGCCGACACGCCAGGCAAGCCGGCGGACGGGAAGTCATTTTTGCAACGTCTCGAACGACGCCAGTCGCTTCAGGAGGGCACCATGAAAGTGCGAGGTACAAACGGATCGCTGCGCGTATGGCGCGCGGTGCTGACCGGTCTTTGCGCGAGCGCCGTCGCGTTCGCCGCGCTCAGCTCGCCGGCAGCGTTTGCCGCCGGCAAGGGACCACGCCACATCGGTCACGGCTCCCTGCCCGTGAAAGGAAGCATCCCCGCCAAGTTCCCGAAGCTTCCGACCGGCCCGCATCCGAGCGAGGCGAAGAGCAAGATCACCCCGAAACCACTGTAGGCATCGCGCTGAAGTCGTTGTCGGGAAAGGTTTCATCCATTCGATCACTGAGGCGAGAGGTATGCCATGAGTGCGATACGAACGTTGTTCCGATCCTCCGGGCCAATCGCGCGCGGGCTGGCCGCGGCCGGGCTCTGCGCCGCGGCGCAGGTCGCCCACGCCGTCCCGGCGGACGCGCAAATCGACCTGAAGGTGCTGGTGCTCGCCAGCCAGCAGGCCGGCAACTCGCCCGAGCTGCAGGCGACGCAGTCGATCCTCGACCGGCTGGGCGTGCCGTACTCGATCTACAACTACGACACCAACAATCCGACGCTGCCGCCGCTCGAAGCCGGCGACCATGCGCTGTACCAGGGCATCATCATGCCGGTCAGCGACGCCCGCTACATGAACCCGTTCGCCGGC
This genomic interval carries:
- a CDS encoding 3-oxoacid CoA-transferase subunit B; this translates as MPAPALPTHPKQRIAARCAQELRAGEVVNLGLGIPTLTANYLDADAGVIFHTENGAFGFGGRPSLDALDSDVTNAGCEPITLPPGAALMDLATSLGAMRNGYIDVTILGALQVDAQGNLANWACRRDGKWWPGIGGAMDLCHGTRKVIAALQHTDKHGRPKILPRCTLPLTGSGCVKVIVTEHAVFDVTDDGLVLREILSHATLEDIRAMTGAPFTLAPTLHAHAAQATPEGLAR
- a CDS encoding 2-hydroxychromene-2-carboxylate isomerase, giving the protein MSPKQTATWYFDFVSPFAYLQLEQFERLPRTLTIEPRPIVLAALLKHCGQKGPTEIAAKRGFIYRYAHYRAGQLGIAYRMPPAHPFNPIKPLRLAIAMGGSLDPIRRIFRHIWRDGQDVSTPEGFAALCEAVGFPEGVSAVDAQDVKDALRANTDDAIAHGVFGVPTFELDGDLFWGEDATDMFADCATSRAWLDSPEVRRISALPEGIRRD
- a CDS encoding Crp/Fnr family transcriptional regulator, whose product is MTEPPVPGAGPARPGISRARLAHIAAWSIELPDDEAERACAGIVEKTFARGACICPKNTVLESWTGVVTGLIKIGTVSPEGRSVTFTGVPAGGWFGEGTVLKNEPRRYDIVALRDTRMAFMERPTFMWLVEHSVAFNRFLVRQLNERLSHFMALLEYDRLLDATPRLARCLASLFNPVLYPGGGDHLDITQEELGLLSGITRQVANQSLKTLQKEGLVRLEYGGITVVDLARLRCYGA
- a CDS encoding LysR family transcriptional regulator; the encoded protein is MKEKSPVKSAAGGSARHRTVPVEGAGYRFELMETFVRIVESGSLSAAAAQLNTTQPTISRRLQALERSLGVRLLQRTTHTMRLTVDGERCFKRAKELLASWAAFEADLRGAQEEPEGLLRVAVPHAFGQERFVGPLAGFLRDYPRVSVEWLLQDEVRDFIGSGIDCAIQVGEPTDPGVVAIRLSKVPRFVVAAPSVLNGAPVPAEPDALAALPWLSLSTYYRNELALTHAITGETRRIAIRPRISTANLYALRSAALLGIGACVGSSWLLADDLAHGRLVHLAPQWEAAPLPVYLTYPYAQFYPSRLVRFAALMREAVPGLVEGHDG
- a CDS encoding MFS transporter; translation: MSTPTNLDAAARAPLAPPHAAAATPLDGRLVLLLAAAAGLAVAPLYYSQPMLGVLGPDLGASGRAVGLVPTLTQLGYALGILLLAPLGDRFDRRRVIVTKAAALVGALLLAAAAPSIGLLLAASFAIGLSATMAQDVVPAAATLAHDAHRGRTVGTVMTGLLMGILLSRVISGFVAENLGWRTMFVIAAASVAAIGVVAARGLPRFEPTTRLSYRALMGSLGELWRRHPALRRAALAQGLLSVGFSAFWSTLAVMLHGAPFHLGSAAAGAFGLAGAAGALAAPVAGRLADRHGPERITRLGIGIATLSFAVMGLAPLLSAHAQLALLAAGTVGFDLGVQATLIAHQSIVYRIDPASRSRLNAVLFVGMFIGMAAGAAIGSQLLAQFGWTAVLALAVAASLAALATRIWRR
- a CDS encoding phosphatase PAP2 family protein, which produces MNSFDTAIQFYLTRITLSPLMNHAIRVIAGLYTFKGFVLVPVLCWLWFQPGPNRERQREQVVATIASGLVALAVGRLLAQVLPFRVRPIYNPELHLHFPSDGLRAATLQAWSSFPSDHAMLWMAIATGIFIIARRAGVFALLYAVVFICVPRAYLGFHYPTDLIAGAAIGIGIAWLLTRDAIRSRFAPPVLRLIGRFPAPAYTLAFLLCFELITQFDELLTLAQSATHTM
- a CDS encoding rhodanese-like domain-containing protein, with amino-acid sequence MIFRQLFDPQSSTYTYLLADRASREALLIDPVFEQVRRDAALLDELGLRLVATVDTHVHADHVTGAWLLKQRTGSTIAISAASGAAGADRYLRDGDRCAFGARYLTVRATPGHTSGCISLVLDDESMAFTGDCLLIRGTGRTDFQQGDPRALYRAVHGRLFTLPAACLLYPAHDYRGLTVTSVGEERRFNPRLGGDLSEDDFAGYMRNLGLAHPRQIDVAVPANLQCGVAASAPERQDEPGWAPLVYTFAGFWEIDPQWLEDHLPAVQVVDVREPDEFTGPLGHLPGATPIPLGELAARAGEIARDRPVVTVCRAGGRSAQATVILLKAGFDTVANLGGGMLRWRAEGRAVVNGRL
- a CDS encoding peroxiredoxin; protein product: MSIRLGEDAPDFTAETTEGTIRFHEWIGDHWAILFSHPKDFTPVCTTELGYMAGLKPEFDKRNTKIIGLSIDPVSDHQRWVKDIEETQGHAVNYPLIGDDELKVAKLYDMIHPNAGGGPRTAVDNATVRSVFIIGPDKKVKAMLVYPMSAGRNFDEVLRLLDALQLNARHTVATPVNWRPGDDVIIPTSVSDDAAKQKYPQGFRTLKPYLRYVTQPR
- a CDS encoding DUF1059 domain-containing protein translates to MSRRYIDCREFPSATNCSVAISADSDSELLEAAVQHAVAVHQHADSAELRTQLKALFRDGTPPAETPRQP